In a genomic window of Hymenobacter chitinivorans DSM 11115:
- a CDS encoding YsnF/AvaK domain-containing protein, translated as MNQTVVGIFDNIQAAQQASRQLIAAGFMQENVDISSGGAATASGSTAGTTNTASTNSSNYQNTSGTTTEAVGDAAGRAGDSISNFFSNLFGGDDTEDARRYSHVARQGHSILTVHCQSAEHARQAAEILDNAGAVDVDERAAQTGYAGANSYQAGANTGQEGMSAQVIEENLQVGKRVEQTGGARLRSRIVERPVEASVRLREEHVSVERHPVNRPATEADFNTFKEGEIEITESAERAVVGKEARVVEEVTLGKEVTEREETIRDTVRKTEVDVERINDASTQRTGYTTDDDARRTS; from the coding sequence ATGAACCAGACCGTAGTAGGAATCTTCGATAACATTCAGGCCGCTCAGCAGGCTTCGCGCCAACTCATTGCCGCCGGTTTTATGCAGGAAAACGTGGACATCTCCTCCGGAGGCGCCGCTACGGCCAGCGGCAGCACTGCCGGCACTACCAATACCGCTAGCACCAACAGCAGCAACTACCAGAATACCAGTGGTACGACTACCGAAGCCGTCGGCGACGCTGCCGGCCGCGCCGGTGACAGCATCAGCAACTTCTTCAGCAACTTATTTGGCGGCGACGACACCGAGGACGCCCGCCGCTACTCGCACGTTGCCCGGCAGGGCCACTCCATTCTGACGGTGCACTGCCAGTCGGCGGAGCATGCTCGGCAGGCGGCTGAAATTCTGGACAACGCCGGAGCCGTGGACGTGGATGAGCGCGCCGCCCAGACGGGCTACGCCGGCGCCAACAGCTACCAAGCCGGTGCCAATACTGGTCAGGAAGGCATGTCGGCCCAGGTAATCGAGGAAAACCTGCAGGTTGGCAAGCGCGTGGAGCAAACCGGTGGGGCCCGCCTGCGCAGCCGCATCGTGGAGCGCCCCGTGGAAGCCAGCGTCCGGCTGCGCGAAGAGCACGTGAGCGTGGAGCGGCACCCGGTAAACCGGCCCGCCACGGAAGCCGACTTCAACACCTTCAAAGAGGGTGAAATCGAAATTACGGAAAGCGCCGAGCGCGCCGTAGTGGGCAAAGAGGCTCGGGTGGTAGAAGAAGTGACGCTGGGTAAGGAAGTTACCGAGCGCGAAGAAACCATCCGCGACACGGTGCGCAAAACCGAAGTTGACGTGGAGCGCATCAACGATGCCTCAACCCAACGCACGGGCTACACCACCGACGACGACGCACGCCGGACTTCGTAG
- a CDS encoding YsnF/AvaK domain-containing protein: MEPNRPTDTPSQMPRSATAGPGQPLVIPVIEEQAVINREVVESGRVRLAKTVHEREELLEIPLQHEEVLVERVPVNQFVADGAATPGLRYDGDTTIIPVLREVVVTRLLVVEEIRVTKRTQTTMLTQPITLRHEEMHIERNPAAGAAPGPASAE; the protein is encoded by the coding sequence ATGGAACCCAACCGCCCCACCGACACTCCTTCTCAAATGCCCCGTTCGGCTACGGCTGGCCCCGGGCAGCCCCTGGTCATTCCGGTTATCGAAGAACAAGCCGTTATCAACCGGGAAGTGGTAGAAAGCGGGCGGGTGCGCCTGGCCAAAACGGTGCACGAGCGGGAAGAGCTGCTCGAAATACCGCTACAACACGAGGAAGTACTCGTCGAGCGGGTGCCCGTCAACCAGTTTGTGGCCGACGGGGCCGCCACCCCCGGCCTGCGTTACGACGGCGACACGACCATTATTCCGGTGCTGCGCGAGGTAGTGGTGACGCGCCTATTAGTGGTCGAAGAAATCCGCGTCACGAAGCGCACCCAAACCACCATGCTGACCCAGCCCATTACCCTGCGGCACGAGGAAATGCACATCGAACGAAACCCGGCCGCCGGGGCCGCCCCGGGGCCTGCTTCTGCAGAATAA